One genomic window of Magnolia sinica isolate HGM2019 chromosome 3, MsV1, whole genome shotgun sequence includes the following:
- the LOC131240205 gene encoding uncharacterized protein LOC131240205, with protein sequence MLGMPREGENALIMGGPRPMEWSTVPYGAFQAPGQNGKQRTSSLESPIMLLTGHQSAIYTMKFNPAGTVIASGSHDKEIFLWYVHGECKNFMVLKGHKNAVLDLHWTTDGSQIISASPDKTLRAWDVETGKQVKKMAEHSSFVNSCCPSRRGPPLVVSGSDDGTAKLWDLRQRGAIQTFPDKYQITAVGFADASDKIFTGGIDNDVKIWDLRRNEVTMTLQGHADMITGMQLSPDGSYLLTNSMDCSLRIWDMRPYAPQNRCVKILAGHQHNFEKNLLKCSWSPDGSKVTAGSADRMVYIWDTTSRRILYKLPGHTGSVNECVFHPSEPIIGSCSSDKQIYLGEIEATSGYQQPPK encoded by the coding sequence ATGCTTGGTATGCCGAGAGAGGGTGAAAATGCTTTGATTATGGGAGGTCCAAGACCTATGGAATGGTCTACGGTTCCATATGGTGCTTTTCAAGCACCAGGACAAAATGGAAAACAACGGACGTCTAGCTTGGAGTCACCAATCATGTTGCTAACCGGCCACCAAAGTGCTATATATACCATGAAATTCAATCCAGCAGGAACAGTGATTGCATCTGGATCTCATGACAAAGAGATTTTCCTGTGGTACGTTCATGGGGAGTGCAAAAATTTCATGGTCTTGAAAGGGCATAAGAATGCAGTATTGGATCTTCACTGGACCACTGATGGTAGCCAGATCATATCTGCTAGTCCCGATAAGACTCTGAGAGCATGGGATGTTGAAACAGGGAAGCAAGTAAAGAAAATGGCAGAGCACTCATCGTTTGTGAATTCATGCTGCCCTTCGCGAAGGGGTCCACCACTTGTTGTCAGTGGATCTGATGATGGAACTGCAAAACTCTGGGACCTGCGACAAAGGGGTGCCATTCAGACATTTCCAGACAAATACCAAATCACTGCCGTTGGCTTCGCTGATGCATCAGACAAGATATTCACTGGTGGAATCGACAATGATGTGAAGATATGGGATCTGCGAAGAAATGAGGTTACTATGACTCTTCAGGGCCATGCGGACATGATAACAGGTATGCAATTGAGCCCTGATGGCTCCTATCTCCTAACCAACTCCATGGATTGCTCTCTTCGCATTTGGGACATGCGCCCATATGCCCCACAGAATCGTTGTGTGAAGATACTAGCAGGGCATCAACATAACTTTGAGAAGAACTTGCTGAAATGTAGCTGGTCACCTGATGGAAGCAAGGTCACAGCTGGTAGTGCAGACAGAATGGTGTATATCTGGGATACAACTTCACGACGCATTTTGTATAAGCTTCCTGGACACACTGGTTCTGTGAATGAGTGTGTCTTCCATCCTAGCGAGCCTATTATTGGATCTTGCAGCAGTGACAAGCAGATCTATCTGGGGGAGATTGAAGCTACTTCAGGATATCAACAACCCCCAAAATGA